A section of the Rhodobacter sp. genome encodes:
- a CDS encoding DUF1244 domain-containing protein: protein MDDATRTRIEAATYRRLIRHLMHDRPDAQNIDLMNLAGFCRNCLSRWYGEAAADEGLTLTKDDARAIVYGMPYDEWRARHQREATGDQLKAFEKSFAENVGKAD from the coding sequence ATGGACGACGCCACCCGCACCCGCATCGAGGCCGCAACCTATCGCCGGTTGATCCGTCACCTGATGCACGACCGCCCCGACGCGCAGAACATCGACCTGATGAACCTGGCCGGGTTCTGCCGCAACTGCCTGAGCCGCTGGTATGGCGAGGCCGCAGCCGACGAGGGCCTGACCCTGACCAAGGACGACGCCCGCGCCATCGTTTATGGAATGCCCTACGACGAATGGCGCGCACGCCATCAGCGCGAGGCCACGGGCGACCAACTCAAGGCCTTTGAAAAAAGCTTTGCCGAGAATGTCGGAAAAGCCGATTGA